From one Gemmobacter sp. genomic stretch:
- a CDS encoding hydantoinase/carbamoylase family amidase — protein sequence MTLALSAAPDLPCGDPQPDIALAARLFTELRLRTGVARGITRASYGLGEQIAHDIVRREARKLGMDCRIDAGCNLYMTLRGAGRGPAVMVGSHLDSVPMGGNFDGAAGVLAGLAVAAGYRAAGVVPPQDLTVVAIRAEESTWFSASYIGSRAAFGRLAAAEVDGVLRAGDRVALGVAIDAAGGDSAQLRAGVPQIDPAQVACFLEPHIEQGPVLVARDRPVGIVTGIRGSFRYRQAACLGAYAHSGATPREVRQDAAMAVARLAVRLDDAWERLAAQGHDMTVTFGQMTTDPNEAAFSKVAGRVDFSVDIRSQSHATLDLMRAELRQAVAEVEQRYRVRFDLGRETTSEPALMDRQIIADLAGIAQAQGAGADVMPCGAGHDAAVFAQMEVPTGMIFIRNRNGSHNPDEAMEIEDFAAAARILSAFCLQEMPPRA from the coding sequence ATGACCCTTGCCCTGTCCGCCGCCCCCGACCTGCCCTGCGGCGACCCGCAACCCGACATCGCGCTGGCCGCGCGGCTGTTCACCGAACTGCGCCTGCGCACCGGCGTGGCGCGGGGGATCACCCGCGCCTCCTATGGTCTGGGCGAACAGATCGCGCATGACATCGTGCGGCGCGAGGCGCGCAAGCTGGGGATGGACTGCCGGATCGACGCGGGCTGCAACCTGTACATGACGCTGCGCGGTGCCGGGCGCGGGCCGGCGGTGATGGTCGGCTCGCATCTGGATTCGGTGCCGATGGGCGGGAATTTCGATGGCGCGGCTGGCGTGCTGGCCGGGCTGGCGGTGGCCGCCGGCTATCGGGCCGCGGGGGTGGTGCCGCCGCAGGATCTGACCGTGGTGGCGATCCGGGCCGAGGAAAGCACCTGGTTCAGCGCGTCGTACATCGGCAGCCGGGCGGCCTTTGGCCGGCTGGCGGCGGCCGAGGTCGATGGCGTGCTGCGCGCGGGCGACCGCGTGGCGCTGGGGGTTGCCATCGACGCGGCCGGCGGGGATTCGGCGCAACTGCGCGCCGGCGTGCCGCAGATCGACCCGGCGCAGGTGGCGTGCTTTCTGGAACCGCATATCGAACAGGGGCCGGTGCTGGTGGCGCGGGATCGCCCCGTCGGCATCGTGACCGGCATTCGTGGCAGCTTCCGTTACCGGCAGGCGGCCTGTCTGGGCGCCTATGCCCATTCCGGCGCCACCCCGCGCGAGGTGCGGCAGGATGCGGCCATGGCGGTGGCCCGGCTGGCCGTGCGGCTGGACGATGCCTGGGAACGGCTGGCCGCTCAGGGCCACGACATGACCGTGACCTTCGGCCAGATGACGACCGACCCGAACGAGGCGGCGTTTTCCAAGGTGGCGGGGCGGGTCGATTTCTCGGTTGATATCCGCAGCCAGAGCCATGCGACGCTGGATCTGATGCGCGCCGAACTGCGTCAGGCGGTGGCCGAGGTGGAACAGCGCTACCGTGTCCGCTTTGACCTGGGCCGCGAGACGACCAGCGAGCCTGCGCTGATGGATCGCCAGATCATCGCCGATCTGGCCGGAATCGCGCAGGCGCAGGGGGCTGGCGCCGATGTGATGCCCTGCGGCGCGGGCCATGACGCCGCCGTGTTCGCGCAGATGGAGGTGCCGACCGGCATGATCTTCATCCGCAACCGCAACGGCAGCCACAACCCCGACGAGGCGATGGAGATCGAGGATTTCGCGGCCGCCGCGCGCATCCTGTCGGCGTTCTGCCTGCAAGAGATGCCCCCCCGCGCATGA
- a CDS encoding ABC transporter permease has product MREILRNPAGLVGLALLVIVIGAALFGPWLAPYDPQQFHPRSRLQGPSAEFWLGTDQYGRDLLSRILNGAPSTVFFGIGSTALGVGVGSVIGVVAGVAGGRTDSIIMRILDGLLAMPELLFTLLIVTFLGGGTTQAMLAVAVTFTPGMARIARSSVLSVRTREYVLAATARGESRAWIVGREVLPNALGPIIVEATIRVSFAIMIGATLGFLGLGAQPPSTEWGLMVAEARQFMFRNPWCVAVPGIAIAITAMGFNLFGDALRDAFDPKRSRT; this is encoded by the coding sequence ATGCGTGAGATCCTGAGAAACCCCGCCGGGCTTGTGGGCCTGGCCCTGCTGGTCATCGTGATCGGCGCCGCGCTGTTCGGGCCCTGGCTTGCCCCCTATGATCCGCAGCAGTTCCACCCCCGGTCGCGCCTGCAAGGGCCGAGTGCGGAGTTCTGGCTGGGCACCGACCAATACGGCCGCGACCTGCTGTCGCGCATCCTGAACGGGGCGCCGTCCACGGTATTCTTCGGCATCGGATCCACCGCGCTGGGGGTTGGCGTCGGGTCGGTCATCGGCGTGGTCGCCGGGGTGGCCGGCGGGCGGACGGACAGTATCATCATGCGCATCCTCGATGGCCTGCTGGCCATGCCGGAACTGCTGTTCACCTTGTTGATCGTCACCTTTCTGGGCGGCGGCACCACGCAGGCCATGCTGGCCGTTGCCGTCACCTTCACCCCCGGCATGGCGCGGATCGCGCGCAGTTCGGTGCTGTCGGTGCGGACGCGGGAATATGTGCTGGCCGCCACCGCGCGCGGCGAATCCCGCGCCTGGATCGTCGGGCGCGAGGTGCTGCCCAACGCGCTTGGCCCGATCATTGTCGAAGCGACGATCCGGGTGTCCTTTGCCATCATGATCGGCGCCACGCTGGGCTTTCTGGGCCTTGGCGCGCAGCCGCCCTCGACCGAATGGGGGCTGATGGTGGCCGAGGCGCGGCAGTTCATGTTCCGCAATCCGTGGTGCGTTGCGGTGCCCGGCATTGCCATCGCGATCACCGCCATGGGCTTCAACCTGTTCGGCGACGCGCTGCGCGATGCCTTCGATCCGAAAAGGAGCCGGACATGA
- a CDS encoding Xaa-Pro peptidase family protein, producing the protein MAPQPGSMLPFPRDEHMARQARLRATLRARGVDAMLVFSQESLFWLTGYDTGGFVFFQCAVVTADDRPIVLLTRRPDLLQARTTSTIEDIRIWWDADDANPAQDLKGILDELGLKGGRLLIELNTHGLTGWNLWRCQTTFGDWCRLEDDNHLIRKLRVVKSPSEIAVMRKAGEICDRSLKAVIEAAKPGMLDSDLKAVYLASILGDGADMPPNAPLFNSGERAVYGRGVTNPRRLLAQDQILVEYPVAYRHYNVKTEWMILFGKVPDRQRHMYDVARETLVKMTDLARPGTPLGLIFDAYADGLDAGGYRAARYGATGYSVGISFAPTSMDTPPMIYSRAATLCEPGMTLFYHVMSGDADTGYAMGVGHTLLVTDGAPEVLTWLPDDLTVIT; encoded by the coding sequence ATGGCGCCCCAACCCGGCTCGATGCTGCCCTTCCCCCGCGATGAACACATGGCCCGTCAGGCCCGCCTGCGCGCCACGCTGCGCGCCCGGGGGGTGGATGCGATGCTGGTGTTTTCCCAGGAAAGCCTGTTCTGGCTGACCGGGTATGACACCGGCGGCTTTGTATTCTTCCAGTGCGCGGTGGTCACGGCCGATGACCGGCCCATTGTGCTGCTGACCCGCCGCCCCGACCTGCTACAGGCGCGCACCACATCCACCATCGAGGATATCCGCATCTGGTGGGATGCCGACGATGCCAACCCGGCGCAGGATCTGAAAGGCATCCTCGACGAACTGGGCCTGAAAGGCGGCCGGCTGCTGATCGAACTGAACACCCACGGCCTGACCGGCTGGAACCTGTGGCGCTGCCAGACCACCTTTGGCGACTGGTGCCGGCTGGAGGATGACAACCACCTGATCCGCAAGCTGCGCGTGGTGAAGTCGCCATCGGAAATCGCCGTGATGCGCAAGGCGGGCGAGATCTGCGACCGCTCGCTGAAAGCGGTGATCGAGGCGGCAAAGCCGGGGATGCTGGACAGCGACCTGAAGGCTGTCTACCTGGCATCCATTCTGGGCGACGGGGCCGACATGCCGCCGAATGCGCCGCTGTTCAACTCGGGCGAACGGGCGGTCTACGGGCGCGGCGTCACCAACCCCCGGCGGTTGCTGGCACAAGACCAGATCCTGGTGGAATATCCGGTCGCCTACCGGCATTACAACGTCAAGACCGAATGGATGATCCTGTTCGGCAAGGTGCCCGACCGCCAGCGCCACATGTATGATGTTGCGCGCGAAACGCTGGTCAAGATGACCGACCTGGCCCGACCGGGCACGCCGCTGGGACTGATCTTTGACGCCTATGCCGACGGGCTGGATGCCGGCGGCTACCGCGCCGCGCGCTATGGCGCCACCGGCTATTCGGTGGGCATTTCGTTTGCGCCCACCTCGATGGACACGCCGCCGATGATCTATTCGAGGGCCGCCACGCTGTGCGAACCGGGCATGACGCTGTTCTACCACGTCATGAGCGGTGACGCCGACACCGGCTATGCGATGGGCGTGGGCCATACCCTGCTGGTCACCGATGGCGCCCCCGAGGTGCTGACCTGGCTGCCCGACGACCTGACCGTGATCACCTGA
- a CDS encoding M20 family metallopeptidase: MTTPLQIAQSIDEKACLTTLAEMVQHKSYTETPGERVLAERMVQIMQDMGLDAWLQPVEGERVNAIGIWRGTGGGKSILFNGHLDTNPVTEGWTVDPWGGLVDDKFIYGIGVSNMKAGDASSLCAVRTLIQNGVRLKGDVILTYVIGELQGGIGTYKAVEAGIRADYFVNSEPSDLQAVTMHAEAFTFVIELQGVTRHLSKREHAVDAIRAACDLVPELTGLTFSDAPDDDHRSINRVHVGTIRGALGREFHEWRPPQVADFVRLTGSGRYGPAQTEENALADLRQVLDGLMARWPGLQASVHIQKSPDRPVMPAFRVDRNSRIVTSINAAYQAIRGEPQPTGPITPTGFYGTDAGHLYKHGGMEGVVCGPGGRYNTMPDERVDIPDYLDMIRIYLLTICDICEVSA, translated from the coding sequence ATGACGACCCCGCTTCAGATCGCGCAATCCATCGACGAAAAGGCCTGCCTGACGACGCTGGCCGAGATGGTTCAGCACAAAAGCTATACCGAAACCCCCGGCGAAAGGGTTCTGGCCGAACGCATGGTGCAGATCATGCAGGACATGGGGCTGGACGCCTGGCTGCAACCCGTCGAGGGCGAGCGGGTGAACGCCATCGGTATCTGGCGCGGCACGGGGGGCGGCAAAAGCATCCTGTTCAACGGCCATCTCGACACCAACCCGGTGACCGAGGGCTGGACGGTGGACCCCTGGGGCGGGCTGGTGGATGACAAGTTCATCTACGGCATCGGCGTGTCGAACATGAAGGCCGGCGATGCATCCTCGCTATGCGCGGTGCGGACGCTGATCCAGAATGGCGTGCGGCTGAAGGGCGACGTGATCCTGACCTATGTGATCGGCGAATTGCAGGGCGGCATCGGCACCTACAAGGCGGTCGAGGCGGGGATCCGGGCGGATTACTTCGTCAACTCCGAACCCTCGGACCTCCAGGCGGTGACCATGCATGCCGAGGCCTTTACCTTTGTCATCGAACTTCAGGGCGTCACCCGCCACCTGTCCAAGCGCGAACATGCGGTCGATGCCATTCGCGCCGCCTGCGATCTGGTGCCGGAACTGACCGGGCTGACCTTTTCGGACGCGCCCGACGATGACCACCGTTCCATCAACCGCGTGCATGTCGGCACCATCCGCGGCGCGCTGGGGCGCGAGTTCCACGAATGGCGCCCGCCGCAGGTGGCCGATTTCGTGCGCCTGACCGGCTCGGGCCGCTATGGCCCCGCCCAGACCGAGGAAAACGCCCTGGCCGACCTGCGCCAGGTGCTGGACGGGTTGATGGCGCGTTGGCCGGGGCTGCAAGCCTCGGTCCATATCCAGAAATCGCCCGACCGGCCGGTGATGCCCGCCTTCCGGGTGGACCGGAACAGCCGCATCGTGACCTCCATCAACGCCGCCTATCAGGCGATCCGGGGCGAGCCGCAGCCGACCGGGCCAATCACCCCGACCGGGTTCTATGGCACCGATGCCGGGCACCTCTACAAGCATGGCGGGATGGAGGGCGTGGTCTGCGGCCCCGGCGGGCGCTACAACACCATGCCGGACGAACGGGTCGACATTCCCGACTACCTCGACATGATCCGCATCTACCTGCTGACCATCTGCGACATCTGCGAGGTTTCCGCATGA
- a CDS encoding ABC transporter ATP-binding protein has product MTAPVLKVQDYSLAYDTSAGEVLALKSVSLDIAPGETHALVGESGSGKSTLAWAIMRYLPDNARDVAGSISLSGEPVLGKSLAQMEALRGRRVAMVFQDPSSSLNPTMRMGEQIAEVLMRHRGMDKAAAWAEGEAALTRTGIARPAEMMRRYPHEASGGEKQRVVIATAFACNPELIIFDEPTTALDILTAQQILDLFVKLRQETGVAALYISHDLGLVSRIADTVSVIHEGSIVESGPVHQVFRAPVHAYTRKLMAAVPRPDDRIAVPEPAPADPLLQVQGVSVRYGEDGWLTRLLGRQSEPFYGARDVSFAVHPGELLGLVGASGSGKSTMAQVISGLRDFDGRVRFGGRDFASRTEFDRAYRRDVQIVFQHPDSSLNPRQTIGTILSRPLRLYGLCPPAKVADRVRELLEMVLLPPEFAIRYPHQLSGGQKQRVAIARAFAAEPKLVICDEITAALDVSVQAAVARLLTDLQRKSGAACLFITHDLNLIRQLAHRIAVMQRGQVVDSFDVGAATSPDRHPYTQALLNAVPLAEDFQGVTA; this is encoded by the coding sequence ATGACCGCCCCCGTGCTGAAGGTGCAGGATTATTCGCTGGCCTATGACACATCGGCCGGCGAGGTTCTGGCCCTGAAATCGGTATCGCTGGACATCGCGCCCGGCGAAACCCACGCGCTGGTGGGCGAAAGCGGATCGGGCAAATCCACCCTGGCCTGGGCGATCATGCGCTATCTGCCCGACAATGCCCGCGATGTGGCGGGCAGCATCAGCCTGTCGGGGGAACCCGTGCTGGGCAAGTCGCTTGCCCAGATGGAGGCGCTGCGCGGCCGTCGGGTGGCGATGGTGTTCCAGGATCCCAGTTCGTCGCTGAACCCCACGATGCGGATGGGCGAACAGATCGCCGAGGTGCTGATGCGCCATCGCGGCATGGACAAGGCCGCCGCCTGGGCCGAAGGCGAGGCCGCGCTGACGCGCACCGGCATTGCCCGCCCGGCCGAGATGATGCGCCGTTACCCGCACGAGGCGTCGGGCGGCGAAAAGCAGCGCGTGGTGATTGCCACCGCCTTTGCCTGCAATCCCGAACTGATCATCTTCGACGAACCCACTACCGCGCTGGACATCCTGACGGCGCAGCAGATCCTGGATCTGTTCGTGAAACTGCGGCAGGAAACCGGGGTCGCGGCGCTGTATATCTCGCACGATCTGGGGCTGGTGTCGCGCATCGCCGATACCGTCTCGGTGATCCACGAAGGCAGCATCGTGGAAAGCGGCCCGGTGCATCAGGTGTTCCGCGCGCCCGTCCATGCCTATACCCGCAAGCTGATGGCCGCCGTGCCCCGCCCCGATGACCGTATCGCGGTGCCGGAACCGGCGCCGGCCGACCCGCTGTTGCAGGTGCAGGGCGTGTCGGTGCGCTATGGCGAGGATGGCTGGCTGACCCGCCTGCTGGGCCGGCAGTCCGAACCCTTCTACGGTGCGCGCGACGTGTCCTTTGCCGTGCATCCGGGCGAATTGCTGGGGCTGGTCGGGGCCAGCGGATCGGGGAAATCCACCATGGCGCAGGTGATTTCCGGCCTGCGCGACTTTGACGGCCGCGTTCGGTTCGGCGGGCGTGACTTTGCCAGCCGGACCGAATTTGACCGTGCCTATCGCCGCGATGTGCAGATCGTGTTCCAGCACCCGGATTCCAGCCTGAACCCGCGCCAGACCATCGGCACCATCCTGTCGCGGCCCCTGCGGCTCTATGGCCTGTGCCCACCGGCCAAGGTAGCCGATCGTGTGCGCGAGCTGCTGGAGATGGTCCTGCTGCCTCCCGAATTCGCCATCCGCTATCCCCACCAGCTGTCCGGCGGGCAGAAACAACGCGTGGCCATCGCCCGCGCCTTTGCCGCCGAACCGAAACTGGTGATCTGTGACGAGATCACGGCGGCGCTGGACGTGTCGGTGCAGGCCGCCGTCGCCCGGCTGCTGACCGATCTGCAACGCAAATCCGGCGCCGCCTGCCTGTTCATCACCCATGACCTGAACCTGATCCGCCAGCTTGCCCACCGCATCGCGGTCATGCAGCGCGGGCAGGTGGTGGACAGTTTCGACGTGGGCGCCGCCACCAGCCCCGACCGCCACCCCTATACCCAGGCACTGCTGAACGCCGTGCCACTGGCCGAAGACTTCCAGGGAGTGACCGCATGA
- a CDS encoding ABC transporter substrate-binding protein, translating into MTNITLKRRHVLMGLGAVGTLATLGYPGGAIAQTPKAGGTLRVSHSTRIATLNVLSLSGPAEYPCIDMIYSGLTRIGLDSKVHPDLAKSWEASADAKVFTFHLREGVKFHDGTPFTADDVVATYTAILNPDVPAAARSVLTMIEKVEAVDPLTVKFTLKTPFADLPVSTAHANARIISKAALAGPLKDLDTKANGTGPFKLDVYDSARMVRLVKNPDYYQAGKPYLDAVEMMLFPDLAAETANFLSGATDVMLTVQQAEFARIAAQSGIEAKRVASGRYVCVVMRQDAKPWDDVRVRKALALATDRELLVEVILEGLGRPAYDSIVVPELPYATDKPVVPYDPEGAKKLLAEAGYPDGIKATLVASDRPGIRVQTAIALKQSAAAGGFDLTIETMPHDTYLANVWMKGAFYIGYWGMQPTIDATYRLLLTANASYQDTEWKNADFDALIEEGRATIDEAKRADIYARAQEMELNDVPYIVPFFEDVLTASSDKAEGWEVAPISRYFYVEDVWLNKA; encoded by the coding sequence ATGACGAACATCACCCTGAAACGGCGCCACGTGCTGATGGGCCTTGGCGCGGTCGGCACGCTGGCCACGCTGGGCTATCCCGGCGGCGCCATCGCCCAGACCCCCAAGGCCGGCGGCACGCTGCGCGTCAGCCATTCCACCCGCATCGCCACGCTGAACGTTCTGTCGCTGTCGGGCCCGGCGGAATACCCCTGCATCGACATGATCTATTCCGGCCTGACCCGCATCGGGCTGGACAGCAAGGTTCACCCCGATCTGGCGAAAAGCTGGGAAGCCTCGGCCGATGCCAAGGTGTTCACCTTTCACCTGCGCGAGGGCGTGAAGTTCCATGATGGCACGCCCTTTACCGCCGATGACGTGGTGGCCACCTATACCGCCATCCTGAACCCCGACGTTCCCGCCGCCGCCCGTTCCGTCCTGACCATGATCGAAAAGGTCGAGGCGGTGGATCCGCTGACGGTGAAGTTCACGCTGAAAACCCCCTTTGCCGACCTGCCGGTGTCCACCGCCCATGCCAATGCGCGGATCATCTCCAAGGCGGCGCTGGCCGGCCCGCTGAAGGATCTGGATACCAAGGCGAATGGCACCGGGCCGTTCAAGCTGGATGTCTACGACAGCGCCCGCATGGTGCGGCTGGTCAAGAACCCCGACTACTACCAGGCCGGCAAGCCGTATCTGGATGCGGTGGAAATGATGCTGTTCCCCGATCTGGCCGCCGAAACCGCGAACTTCCTGTCGGGCGCCACCGATGTGATGCTGACGGTGCAACAGGCCGAATTCGCCCGCATCGCCGCCCAGTCGGGGATCGAGGCCAAGCGCGTTGCCTCGGGGCGTTATGTCTGCGTGGTGATGCGGCAGGATGCCAAGCCGTGGGACGACGTGCGCGTGCGCAAGGCGCTGGCGCTGGCCACCGACCGCGAGCTGCTGGTGGAGGTGATCCTCGAAGGGCTGGGCCGCCCTGCCTATGACAGCATCGTGGTGCCGGAACTGCCCTATGCCACCGACAAGCCGGTGGTGCCCTATGATCCCGAAGGTGCGAAAAAGCTGTTGGCCGAAGCCGGCTATCCCGACGGGATCAAGGCCACGCTGGTCGCCTCGGACCGTCCCGGCATCCGGGTGCAGACCGCCATCGCGCTGAAACAGTCGGCCGCCGCCGGCGGGTTCGACCTGACCATCGAGACGATGCCGCACGATACCTATCTGGCCAACGTCTGGATGAAGGGCGCGTTCTACATCGGCTACTGGGGCATGCAGCCCACCATCGACGCAACCTACCGCCTGCTTCTGACCGCGAACGCGTCCTATCAGGACACCGAATGGAAGAACGCCGATTTCGACGCCCTGATCGAGGAAGGCCGCGCCACCATCGACGAGGCCAAGCGGGCCGACATCTATGCCAGGGCGCAGGAAATGGAACTGAACGATGTGCCCTATATCGTTCCGTTCTTTGAAGACGTGCTGACCGCCAGCAGCGACAAGGCCGAAGGCTGGGAAGTGGCGCCGATCTCGCGCTACTTCTATGTCGAGGATGTCTGGCTGAACAAGGCCTGA
- a CDS encoding Xaa-Pro peptidase family protein, producing the protein MIDLAREYAGTTRSGRSVALRFAEGEYRVRLARTRALLRARGLDALLVFAQESHFYLTGFDTAGYAFFQVGIVTADDGPTTVLTRTPDKRQAETNSLYDEVRIWLNAEDANPAVDLRGILAEKGLQGSKVGVEFATYGLTAANGRMVDSALAGFCTLEDASDIVRGQRLVKSPAELDLVRAAGELADAATMAAIDTAKPGVFDTALSGAAVTAMLAGGGDLPSGGPLVNVGPRALFGRGIGGARRIAEQDQVLIELAGSACRYHVVIEHTVAVGTVDPRQERQMAVAIEALERIKQAAVPGERLGTLDDIHRATLDGAGFAHARYAACGYALGCTFKPTWMDVPPMIYTGNPLVLEPGMVFFVHIMIPDTTTGLVAGVGQTFAIGAEGAGVETFSALPLQLWKV; encoded by the coding sequence ATGATCGACCTGGCCCGTGAATATGCCGGCACCACGCGCAGCGGCCGCAGCGTGGCCCTGCGATTTGCCGAAGGTGAATATCGCGTCCGCCTTGCCCGCACCCGCGCCCTGCTGCGCGCCCGCGGTCTGGATGCACTGCTGGTCTTTGCGCAGGAAAGCCACTTTTACCTGACCGGCTTCGACACGGCGGGCTATGCGTTCTTTCAGGTCGGCATCGTGACGGCGGATGACGGGCCGACCACCGTGCTGACCCGCACCCCCGACAAGCGTCAGGCGGAAACCAATTCGCTGTATGACGAGGTGCGCATCTGGCTGAATGCCGAAGATGCGAACCCGGCGGTGGATCTGCGCGGTATCCTGGCGGAAAAGGGTCTGCAAGGCAGCAAGGTGGGGGTGGAATTCGCCACCTATGGTCTGACGGCCGCCAATGGCCGGATGGTGGACTCGGCGCTGGCGGGCTTTTGCACGCTGGAGGATGCGTCCGACATCGTGCGCGGCCAGCGGCTGGTGAAATCGCCGGCCGAACTGGATCTGGTGCGCGCGGCGGGCGAACTGGCCGATGCCGCGACGATGGCGGCGATCGACACCGCGAAGCCGGGGGTGTTCGACACGGCGCTATCGGGCGCCGCGGTTACCGCGATGCTGGCGGGCGGGGGCGATCTGCCCTCGGGCGGGCCCCTGGTGAACGTGGGGCCCCGGGCGCTGTTCGGGCGCGGCATCGGCGGCGCGCGGCGGATTGCCGAGCAGGATCAGGTGCTGATCGAACTGGCCGGATCCGCCTGCCGCTATCATGTGGTGATCGAACATACCGTGGCCGTCGGCACCGTGGATCCGCGGCAGGAACGCCAGATGGCCGTCGCCATCGAGGCGCTGGAGCGGATCAAGCAGGCGGCGGTGCCGGGCGAACGGCTGGGCACGCTGGACGACATCCACCGCGCCACGCTGGATGGCGCGGGCTTTGCCCATGCCCGCTATGCCGCCTGCGGCTATGCCCTTGGCTGCACGTTCAAACCCACCTGGATGGACGTTCCCCCGATGATCTACACCGGCAATCCGCTGGTGCTGGAACCGGGCATGGTGTTCTTTGTCCACATCATGATCCCCGACACCACGACCGGCCTTGTCGCGGGCGTCGGCCAGACCTTCGCCATCGGCGCCGAAGGCGCGGGCGTCGAGACGTTTTCGGCCCTGCCCTTGCAGCTGTGGAAGGTCTAG
- a CDS encoding ABC transporter permease has product MTLAYLLRRLGAIVIVLAIVTLAVFGITMILPGNAALMILGEHASADSLAAMERQLGLDRPIWVQYGTWVWGVLHGDFGMSLRLSLPVAQVVGEAFWNSAWLALMALAAVTAMAIPLGALAALKRGSVWDLLIGLFSYVGTAMPEFVTATLLLILFASPDWPVMPAGGFVAPSEDFAGFLRHAVLPASTLGLILMAHISRQVRSEMSEVLSSDYVRAARLKGLRGRRVVWRHALPNSLAPAVAVISLDIGYLLGGIIVVEEIFAWPGLGRTLIYALQNRDLPVIQAITLLLAVVYALSNLIADLVITWLDPRVRHA; this is encoded by the coding sequence ATGACCCTCGCCTACCTCCTCCGCAGGCTGGGGGCGATCGTCATCGTGCTGGCGATCGTCACCCTGGCCGTCTTCGGCATCACCATGATCCTGCCCGGCAATGCCGCGCTGATGATCCTGGGCGAACATGCGTCGGCGGATTCTCTGGCCGCGATGGAACGCCAGCTGGGTCTGGACCGTCCCATATGGGTGCAATACGGCACCTGGGTCTGGGGCGTGCTGCATGGCGATTTCGGCATGTCGCTGCGGCTGTCGCTGCCGGTCGCGCAGGTGGTGGGCGAGGCGTTCTGGAACTCGGCCTGGCTGGCGCTGATGGCGCTGGCCGCGGTCACCGCCATGGCGATCCCGCTGGGGGCGCTGGCGGCGCTGAAACGCGGCTCGGTCTGGGATCTGCTGATCGGGCTGTTTTCCTATGTCGGCACGGCAATGCCGGAATTCGTCACCGCCACGCTGCTGCTGATCCTGTTCGCCTCGCCGGACTGGCCGGTGATGCCGGCGGGCGGGTTCGTCGCACCATCCGAGGATTTCGCGGGCTTCCTGCGCCATGCGGTGCTGCCGGCAAGCACGCTGGGGCTGATCCTGATGGCGCATATCTCGCGTCAGGTGCGGTCGGAAATGTCCGAGGTGCTGTCGTCGGATTACGTGCGCGCCGCGCGGCTCAAGGGGCTGCGCGGGCGCCGCGTGGTATGGCGCCACGCGCTGCCCAATTCGCTGGCGCCGGCGGTGGCCGTCATCTCGCTGGACATCGGCTATCTCCTGGGCGGGATCATCGTGGTCGAGGAGATCTTTGCCTGGCCCGGTCTGGGGCGAACGCTGATCTATGCGTTGCAGAACCGCGACCTGCCGGTGATCCAGGCCATCACGCTGCTGCTGGCCGTGGTCTATGCGCTGTCGAACCTGATTGCCGATCTGGTGATCACCTGGCTGGACCCGCGGGTGCGCCATGCGTGA
- a CDS encoding GntR family transcriptional regulator, whose protein sequence is MLNAPDKRLALQAYEQILELILNGGAKPGELVNERRLADALNMSRTPVRDALLMLEGEGLLLRQGSRGLQVKQMRIEDYMDALQVRLLLEPAVARMAAGRLDAAAIADLRAQIAQAQAQTPGQPADRGLVRDIDEGLHGAISDAVENGQLSSIIRTMRRQTQMFDLRAMPERLDDTCREHLAILDAVEAGDGDAAAQAMAAHLSRVRDSIINRLARL, encoded by the coding sequence ATGCTGAACGCCCCTGACAAACGCCTTGCCCTGCAGGCCTACGAACAGATCCTCGAACTGATTCTGAACGGCGGGGCGAAACCGGGCGAACTGGTCAACGAACGGCGTCTGGCCGATGCGCTGAACATGTCGCGCACGCCGGTGCGCGATGCGCTGCTGATGCTGGAAGGCGAAGGGCTGCTGCTGCGGCAGGGCAGCCGGGGTCTACAGGTCAAGCAGATGCGGATCGAGGATTACATGGACGCGCTTCAGGTGCGGCTGCTGCTGGAACCGGCGGTGGCCCGCATGGCGGCCGGGCGGCTGGATGCGGCGGCCATTGCCGATCTGCGGGCCCAGATCGCCCAGGCGCAGGCGCAGACACCCGGCCAGCCTGCCGACCGCGGCCTTGTGCGCGACATTGACGAAGGGCTGCACGGCGCGATTTCGGATGCCGTGGAAAATGGCCAGCTGTCGTCCATCATCCGCACCATGCGGCGCCAGACCCAGATGTTCGATCTGCGCGCCATGCCGGAACGGCTGGACGATACCTGCCGCGAACACCTTGCAATTCTGGATGCGGTCGAGGCCGGCGATGGCGATGCCGCCGCGCAGGCGATGGCCGCCCACCTGTCGCGGGTGCGCGACAGCATCATCAACCGATTGGCCCGTCTATGA